ATCGCCTTATGATATTTGTCGGTCGCGGAGTGAAACAAGGTTCCAGCCTCGTTATCACCGGCCGCCAATGATACTACGTCGCTACCATCTGATCCCGCAGCGCGGAAAGGAAGAGATTCATCCATGAACGAACTCGCGGATAAAGTCGCGATCATCACCGGCGGTGGCTACGGAATCGGCAAACAGATTGCCCTGCTCTACGGCGACGCCGGCGCCAAAATCGTAATCGCGGCGCGCTCGCTCGAGCCGATGAAGCAAGCGTGCGCCGAACTCGAACGCAATGGCGCGAAAGCGATTTACGTCGCCACCGACGTCTCCAAGGAAGCCGACTGCGCAAAGATGGCCGCCGAAACGCTCAGCGCCTTCGGCCGCATCGACATCCTCGTGAACAACGCTGGAATCTCCGGACCCACCAAGCGCATCACCGAGATGTCGCTCGCCGAATGGCAGGAAACCATCGACATCGACCTGACCGGCGCCTGGCTCGCCACTCGCGCCGTGCTGCCCACGATGGACAAGCAGCGCTCAGGCAACATCCTGAATATTTCGTCGGGTGCCGGCCGCCGCGGATATCCGATGCGCTCGCCGTACGCCGCCGCCAAGTGGGCAATGATCGGCCTCACCCAGACGGTCGCCGGCGAATGGGGCCAGCGCGGCATCCGATGCAACTGTATCTGCCCCGGCGCGATCGAAGGCGATCGCATCGAGCGTGTGATGCGCGCGCGCGCCGAAGCCCTGAAGCAACCGTACGAGCAGATTCGAGCGGGATTTCTGTCGACCGCCGCAATGAACCGCATGGCGACCGAGGAAGAAGTCGCGCGCGTCGCGCTCGCCGTCGTTTCGGATGCCTATCGCGGAGTGACTGGCCAGACGATCAACGTCGATTGCGGCAGCATCATGAATTGATCGCCTACCGGTGACCTCGCGAGCCGCTCGCGACGATTCAATGCGCGATGTCGTGATCGCGGACCGAGCCCTCGAAGCCCGCCGCTCTCAGCCGCTCGATCAACTCGCGCGCCAGCACTGGCGATCTATGCCTTCCGCCGGTGCATCCGAGCCCGATCGTCAGGTAGCTTTTGCCCTCGCGTTGATACAGCGGGATCAGAAACGCGAGCAGGTCGCTGACTTCGTCCACGAAGCGGCGCGCCTCCGGCTGTTCAAGCACATATTCGCGCACCCGCGGGTCGAGTCCCGTCAGCGGCTTCAACTCGGGCACAAAAAACGGATTCGGAATGAACCGCACGTCGAGCACCAAGTCCATCCCGACCGGCAAGCCATACTTGTAGCCGAACGAAATTATCGACAGCACCATCCGCGATCCCGTGCCCGACCCGAGCACCGCCGCCGTGACGACTTCGCGCAGTTCATGCACCGTCAGCGCAGTCGTGTCGATCAGCCGATTCGCCCGCTCGCGGATTTCGGCGAGCGCGAGCCGTTCAATCCGGATACTCTCCGCGACGGTGGCGCCCGTCTGGGCCATCGGATGCGGCCGGCGAGTCTCCGAGTAGCGCCGCGTGAGCACGTCGTCAGCCGCGTCGAGGAAAATGACTTCGGGCCGAATCCCGCTCGCTTCGAGCTCGGCAAAGATCCGCGGCCAATGCGGAAAGAAGAGGCGCTCCCGCGCGTCGATTCCGAGCGCCACCCCCTTCAGCGCCGGATCGCTGCCCGCCGCCAGCTCGAGCACGTTGGGCGCCAGCGCCACCGGCAGATTATCGACGCAGTAGAAGCCCAAATCTTCGAGCACGCGCATCGCGGACAAGCGCCCGGAGCCGGAAACGCCGGTTACGATTATCAGCCGGGGGGTTGCGGGCACGCTCATGAGATCGTGATTTTCGCTGCGCGGAGCAGCAACTCTGGCGACGCCCTCGATGCGGTTAGAACTTGCCGTCTTCTTCCTTGATCAATCCAAAAATCTCGGCGTCGTCGGTCGCCGCGATCAACCGATCGCGAAAGCCGCCGTCCTTCAGCAATCGCGATACGTGCGCGAGCGCCTTCAGATGCAGGCTGGCGGAATCCTCCGGCGCGACCAGCACGAAAAACAGATGCGTCGCGCCGCCGTCGAGCGAATCGAAATCGACGCCCTCGCGATGCCGCCCGAACGCGCCGATGATCTTCTTCACCCCGCGCAACTTGCCGTGCGGAATCGCGATCCCGTCGCCGATCGCCGTCGATCCCAGCCGCTCCCGTTCGGCCAGCACTGCGGTCAATTCGCCGATCGGTATCTCCTTGTATTTCGCCGCCAGCGCCTGCGCGAGTTCGTTCAAAACGTCGGGCTTGGTGGTGCCCTTCAAGTCCGCCACCACCATGTCCGGGCTTAAGATTTCAGTAATTTTCATTTCGATGTCCCGGTCAATTGAAGATCAGGTGCGGATGCCAAGGCAATCGCAGTCGGCCGCCGGCGACCAAATCGATCGACGGCGACATCGCTCGATTTCGCCTCGGCCGCCGCGATTTCAGCTCTCTTCGCTGGCAGCCAGGACCTCGCCGGTCGATGGCGCCCTGACCTTTTTCGCCGTGAATTTCTCCAGATGCTTTGTCAGTTGGCGGCCAACCTTGTCCGCCAGCAGATCGATCACTGAATAAAGATCCTTGGTCTCTTCCGCCGCCGTCACCGACAGCCGCCCCGACTTCACCGTAACTTCGCCGTGATGCCGATACTTGTCAACCGACAGTATCAGATGAACCTCGCAGGCCCGCTTGATCAGCTTGCCCGCGTGCGCGAATTTCCGCTCCGCGTATTGCCGGATCGCGTCGGTCGGCTCGACGTGCCGAAACGTCACCGCCACCTTGCAATCTTCCGCCGCGCCGAGGCGCGCCTTGCGGCGTATTTTGCGTGTGGCTGCGCGGGCGCTTTTTCCCTTGCTGCCGTCTTTCATGGTCGTCGCCTCTTTTCATCCGACCTGTTTTCGATTCGCCGACGGCAGGATTCCCATCGCCTGCCGATACTTCGCCACCGTGCGCCGCGCGATATTGATCTGCCGCGCTTTCAGCATCTCCGCGATCGCCTGATCCGACAGCGGACTGTTAGGCCGCTCGCCACCGACTAATACCCGAATGTGCTCCTTGACCGTCTCGGCGCTGACGTCCTCGCCACCCGCCCCTTTCACGCCCGAAGTAAAGAAAAACTTGAGCTCGTAAATTCCCTGCGGCGTATGCGCGTACTTGTTCGCCGTCGCACGGCTGATCGTCGACTCGTGCATCCCGATATCTTCCGCCACGTCCTTCAGCACCAGCGGCCGCAGCACGCTGATACCATGATCGAAGAACGCCCGCTGGAACTTCACGATCGAGGTCGCAACTTTGAAGATCGTCTGCTGGCGCTGGTAGATCGATTTCACCAGCCATCGCGCCGAGCGCAGCCGCTCCTGCAGATATTCGCGCGTCTCCGCCGCCACGTCCACGTCGTTGAGCACGCGCTGATAGTACCCCGCGAGGCGCAAGCGCGGCACCGCGTCGCGATTGAGCGTCACGACGTACTCCTCGCCCACCTTGTGGATGTACACGTCCGGCACCACGTAGGTCGGCTGTTCGCCGCCGTAGTCGCGGCCCGGCTTGGGCTCCAGTTCCGAAATAATCTTGGCCGCCTGCCCGACCGTTTCGATCGTGACGCCCAGCACCTTGGCGATCTCGCCGTAGCGATGCTTCTCCAGCAGATCGAGATGGTTCTTCACGATTCGCGCCGCCAGCGATTCTTCCATCCCGAGATTCTGCAACTGCGCGATCAGGCATTCGCGCAGATCGCGCGCCGCCACCCCCGGCGGATCGAATCGCTGCACGGCCTTCAGCACCGGCTCGACTTCCGCCGGCTCGACCTCGAGCTGCGCCGCCAACTCTTCGAGCGGCGTTTCGAGATAACCGTCGTCGTTCAGATTGTAGATGATCGTCGCACCGATTCGCTGATCGGCCTCGGGCAGGCTCGACATCCTGAGCTGCCACATCACGTGGTCTTCGAGCGAGCTCCGCCGAATCGGCGTGTTCTCGAGCGCGCTGCGATGATCATCGTCGGGATCCGACGGCGCGCTCTCCTGCCAGTTGTTCGAATACGTTTCGAGATATTCGCGCCAATCGAGCTTCTCGAGGTTGTTCAGCTCCTTGATCTCGAGTGCCGCGTCGCGCGCCTCGACCTCGACCGCCGGCGTGGTGATTTTCTCCTCGCGCGCGCCGGTTTCCCAGTCGTCATCCGAATCGGCGACCGTGCTGCCATCGGTCTCGGGCGGCAGTGGCTCGCCGTTGCTCTCGGCCATCTCGCGGTCCGGCTCGGATTCACCCGCGGCTTCGGCGGGACTTTGGTCGAGTGGCTCGAGCATCGGATTTTGCTCGAGTTCGGTCTGCACTATCGATTCCAGCTCCGGCAGCGAAAGCTGCAGGATCTTGATCGCCTGCTGCAACTGCGGCGTCATCACCAGTTGCTGGCGAAGCCGCAAGTCCTGTCCGAGTTTTATTTCCAACGCCATCGCTGATTACTGATCGCCCGGCGCGCTCTTGGTCGCCGAATTATCCGCCTCGTCGCCCTGATGCGGAAAGATTACCGCGTGCGCGCCCTCGACGACACTTCTGCCCGTGTCCATATACACGGTGATCTTCGAGCCCGTGATCTGATCGTTGCCGTCGTGCACCACCGGGCTGCCAGTCAGCACCATCGTATGCTTGGTCTGATCCATCACCCCGTGATCGCCGGTGGCCCATCGCGTGCCCTGGCTCATCCTTACGTTGCCCTCGGCCACGATGTCCTTCATTTGTTTGAAATCTTTGTCGAGGTAGTTCACGTGCAGCTTGTCGGCCGTGAGCTGCGCGTTGGCCTGGTTGGCGTGCACGTGCCCGGTCCACACAATCGCATGATTCTCGTAGTCGAGTGACATCGACTCAGACTTGATATCGATCGGGCTCTTGCTATTGCCAAATTGAAGGCCCGCGAATGCGCCGTCGGTCGGCGGATTCGACGCAACCTTGGTGTTGCCGTCGGCGTCTGATTTCGATTTCTTGTTTTTCTTCGATGCTGCCTTCACGGGCTCCGCCGATGCCGTCTCCGGCGCGCTGGCCGGCTGTTCCGATGCGGACACAGCCGGCGCCTCGGTCGCGGGCGACGCGAACGTCACCGGCGGCGCGATCGACGCTGCCGTGATCGGCGCATTCGCGGAATCCGATCCCGCGGATGCCGACGCGGGCGCGGCGGGTGCGTTGGCTCGCGCGACATCAGCCGCTGTGATCGGCGTGAAATCTTTCGGCGCCGGCGCACGCGGCGCTTCCGATTCGCTCGCCGCTGCGGGCATAGGCGCGGCGCTTGGAGCACTCGCCACGACTGGTGGCGCAGGTTCGCTTGCGGCGATCGGCGCGCTTGCCGATGGAGCACTCGCAACTGGCGCACTCGCCATTGGCGGCGCGGCTTCGATTGTCGCCGGCGGCAAACTCGCTACCGATGGACTCGCGGCCGGAGCGCTCTCCGCTGGTTGCATCGGCATCGCCGTGCTCGACGCCGCGATCGGCGCCTCCGGCGTCGATGTCACAGCCGTCGAAGCGGTGGGAGTCGTCGCATCCGTAGATGATGCCGCAGTCGTTGGCGACGGCGGAGGCGTCTCCGGCTGCGGCGCTAGACTCACGTCGGGTGGCGGCGCGCCCGGCACGAGCACCGGTGCGCTCGCGACCGGCGGCGGTGCCGAGGATGGCGCCGTCTCGGCGCTTGTCGATGGTATCGGCGCAGTTTCGGCGCTCGCCGATGGCATCGCAGCCGGTGAAGTTGCCGGCTCGATTGGTTCCGCTGCCGCCGCGCCACTCGACGGCGCTGCCTCGGCCGGCACATTCGCGGTATCGATCGGCGTCGAATTTGCCGAGTTCGCCGAACTCGGCACGCCGCCCGTCACCGTGATCGAGTCGCCGGAAAAATCGTCGTCGGTCTTGACCTTCGATCCTGTGGGCGGCGGGCTCGTCGTCTGCTCATTGCGGATCGTACTGCCGATCGTCCCGGGAGTGAGCCCCGCCGAAAACGACGGCGCCGATACCCCCGGCGTGATCGGCGTATTCACACCGTCCTGCGCCCTCGCGGGCGGCGCCAGCGCGATCGCGAACGCCGCCATCGCAATCAATCGCGGAGCGCGCATCCGCTCTCTCGATCCGGCCGCGCGCGCGATCCGCTTATCAACCTGCTTTGGCATGTTCACGGTCGCTCTTAGGAATAAACTGCGTATTCACCTGATCGCGGAGCTGGAACACGCGGGCCCTCGGATGCCCCGTGAGTCCCATCCCGGTTACCTTCATTCCGTCTCCGATCACCGTCACCAATCCAGCCGCCTGGACTTCATCCTCATCTGGTTTAAAGGTGGCAGAGTCGGTGGTGAGAACAAAATCGCCGTAGCGAATCGTCGTCCCGCCGCTCAGCGTCGCAAGGTTCACGTGATTGCCGTCGAGACTCATCACCGCCAGCGGCGCGGTTGCCGCGACCGATTTGCCATCAGTCGAAGTCATCTCGACTTTTGCGTCCTTCAGCGTGAGCGAACGCCGATCGTTCGAGTAGCTCGCTTCGGCCGCGGTCAACACCCACTGGCGGTCGCCGGCTTTCATCTGCGTCCAGTGAAAATTGTGCGCGTGCAGCAGCGCGCCCGGCACTACGTCGGCGACCGTCTGCAATACCCGCGCGTCGCTGCGATGGCGCACGACCCATACGGTGACCGCGATCAATGCCGCCACCGCGACCAGGCCGAATCCCGCCAGCGCTTTCGCAACCCGCCTGGGACTCAAATGATCTCTCCTGATAGCTCACCGTAACAACTGAATTTTTTCATGTAAACCAGGCTCCCGGCAACGCCGCTCCTCATCCCGAAACGAGCGTCACCGGATACCGGCCGTCCCGCACCCCGCCAGTTCGCTTAAAACTATACGCTTTTGCCGATGACCGCGCTTCGCCGCCGGCGCGATCGGTGTGCCGCGCCTGACCTAGCGTACTTCGCGCGTGATTTCGTGGATTCGCTTGAGCGTTTCGAGCAGCGCCGGCAACTCGTCGAGCCGATAAGAATTGGGACCGTCGCTGAGCGCCCGATCGGGATCCTCGTGCACTTCCATGAACACGCCGTCGATTCCCGCCGCGGTCGCCGCGCGCGCGAGCGGTGCGATGAACTCGCGCTGCCCGCCCGATCGATTCCCGCCCGCGCCAGCGCCCGGCAACTGCACCGAATGCGTCGCGTCGAACACCACCGGATATCCAAAGCCGCGCATGATCGCGAGCGAGCGCATGTCCGACACCAGGTTGTTGTAGCCGAATGAAAATCCGCGCTCAGTGAGGATGATTCGCCGCGTGCCCGCGCTCTCCGCCTTCGCCACCACCGCCTTCATGTCCCACGGCGCGAGAAACTGCCCCTTCTTGATATTCACCGCGCATCCGGTCTTCGCCGCCGCGTCGATCAGATCGGTCTGGCGCGAGAGCAGAGCCGGTATCTGGATAATGTCCACGACCTGCGCGGCGCTCACGGCCTGCTCGGGCTCGTGGATGTCGGTCAACACGGCGACTCCCGCCTCGCGCTTCACCCGCGCGAGAATCTCGAGTCCGTCTTCGAGCCCCGGACCGCGATACGATTCGTGACTGGTGCGATTCGCCTTGTCGAATGACGATTTGAATACGAACGGCAGGCCGGCGCGATGCGTGATCTCCGCGAGCCGCATCGCATGCCGAACGCTCGCTTCGTAGCTCTCGATCACGCACGGTCCCGCGATTATCACCAGCTCCGGCCCGCCGAAGACCGCGTTGCCGGCCTGGACTCTGGTCACGCTCACGAGACCGATCTCAATTCCCGCACTTTCGGATTTTTTATCGCCAATTCAGAACGCCGCTGCAGCGCCGCCCGAATCAAGCCGCGAAACAGCGGATGACAATCCAGCGGACGCGACTTCAACTCCGGATGGAACTGGCATCCGAGGAACCACGGATGCCCCTTCAACTCCATGATCTCGACCAGCGTGTCATCCGGCGAAACGCCCGTCGCGACGAGCCCGATATTCGCGAGCTGATCGCGATAGGCGTTGTTCACCTCATATCGATGCCGATGCCGCTCTGAGATGCGCGACTTGCGATAGAGCGATGCCGTCAGCGAGCCCGGCTTGACTACGCAAGGATAAGCGCCGAGCCGCATCGTGCCACCGAGCTTCGATACTTCCTTTTGCGACTCCATGATGTCGATGACTTTGTCGGGCGAGGCCGGGGCATTCTCCGACGTGTTGGCGCGCTTCAGCCCCAGCAGATTGCGCGACGCCTCGATCACCATCATGTGCAAGCCGTAGCAGATACCCAGGATCGGCACCGCATTCTCGCGCGCATACCGGATTGCTCGAATCATCCCCTCAGTTCCGCGCTCGCCGAAGCCGCCCGGCACGATAATCGCGTGCGCCTGCGCCAGCCGCTCCTCGACGTTCTGCTTTGCCAGCTCCTCGGAATCGACGTAGTCGATCGCCACCTTCGCTTCGTTGGCGATTCCGCCGTGCGCGATCGCCTCGTGCAGGCTCTTGTACGAATCGACCAGGTTCACGTACTTGCCGACCACCGCGACGTTCACCGTATGCTTCGGGTCGAGCGCCGTCTTGACGATTCGCCGCCACTTCGCGAGGTTCGGCGCGCCAGTCCAGATGTTGAGCTTCTCGCACACGCGCTGATCGAAGCCCTCGTCATGATAGCGCAGCGGCACCTCGTAAATAGTCGGAACATCGGCCCCCGAGATCACGCAGCTCTCCTCGACGTTGCAGAAGTGCGCGATCTTGGCTTTGAGCGGTTTCTCGAGTGGCCGATCGCAGCGGCAGAGCAGGATGTCCGGCTGAATCCCGAGTCCCGTCAGTTCCTTGACGCTATGCTGCGTCGGCTTGGTTTTCAGTTCGCCCGCAGTCGGGATGAACGGCACTAAAGTGAGATGTACGTACAGCACGTTCTCGCGCCCGAGATCCCACCTGAATTCGCGGATCGCTTCCAGAAACGGCAGGCTCTCGATATCGCCGACCGTGCCGCCGATCTCGACGATGATCAGGTCCGCTCCTTCCGCCGCCGCCAGGATGCGCCGTTTGATCTCGTCGGTGATATGCGGAATGACCTGCACCGTCGCGCCCAGATAATCGCCGCGTCGTTCATTCTGAATCACGGTGTCGTAAATTTGCCCGGTGGTGAAGTTATTGCGCTTGCTCATCCGGGTCTCGACGAAGCGCTCATAGTGCCCGAGATCGAGGTCGGTCTCGGCGCCGTCGTCGGTGACGAAGACTTCGCCGTGCTGAAGGGGACTCATCGTGCCCGGATCCACATTGATGTACGGGTCCATTTTCAGCATCGTGACCTTGAGCCCGCGCGCCTCGAGCAACGCGCCCAGCGACGCCGCCGCGAGGCCCTTGCCCAGCGAGGAAACGACGCCGCCAGTTACGAATATGAACTTGGTTTTCGCCCGCTCCATCCTTGATTCCCTCCCCCGCATCAACGCATTGATCCTTCCGCCGCCGCGCGCGCGCGCACGAGATCGTCCATCGTATCGACTTCGAGCGAAGGCGCGACCGAAGCCACGACTCTAATCCGGTATCCATGCTCGAGCGCGCGCAGTTGCTCGAGCTTCTCGATTCTTTCGAGCACGCCCGGCCGCAGGCTCGCAAATTCGAGCAGAAAGTCGCGGCGGTACGCGTACACCCCGATATGCCTGAGCGCCTCGCGCGGCATCCCGCCGTCGCGCGCGAACGGAATCGGCGCCCGCGAAAAGTACAGCGCGTCGCCGTCGAAGCCGCATACGACTTTCACCACGTTGGGATTGTTCCACTCGCGGCCATCGACGATCGGCGTCGCCAGCGTCGCCATCGCGATCGACGCGTCGGCGCGCATCGGCGCCGCCAGCGCGTCGAGATCCTCCGGCGCGATAAACGGCAAGTCGCCCTGCACGTTCAGATATACATCGGCGCGAATCCGCTCCGCCACTTCCGCGATTCGATCGGTGCCGCTCTGATGGGTCGTCGCCGTCATGATCGCGGTCCCGCCCGCCGCGCGCACCGGCGCCGCGATTCGCTCGTCATCGGTCGCCACCACCACGCGGAGAAGCGATTTCGCTTTCGACGCCTGCCGCCACACCCGCACCACCATCGGCACGCCGGCGATCTCCGCGAGCGCTTTGGCGGGCAGACGCGACGATCCGTAACGCGCCGGCACGACGGCTATCACAGAAACATCGGCCAGAGTTTTTCTCCGTCGCGGAGCCATTGCTCGCGCGGGCAGCTTGCGTCAGAGATTTTCGATTTGAGGGGCACATTCATAGGTAGCCGACCGCCGCACCCTTTGTCAATTTCACCCGCCGAAAGAACGCAACTCTTTCTTTGTCGCAGCGCTTTCTTTGCCTCGCCCGCTTCTTTGCGGGAGAGGTCGCGGCGGCGCGCGTCAGCCGCGAAGCCGACTTCGGGCCGAAGGGCCGAATCGCTCTACGATAGAGACGCGGGTGAGGGTGCAGTCGGCTCATGAACAAGACCCAGAAAGCAAATCCGGGATTCTTCGCTTGCACTCAGAGTTTATAAATTGTTCAAAATCGCAAAAAAGTCTGCCCGAAATTGCTCGATTACTTTCGCCATTTCGACGCGTTTCCCCAAAAAATTCACAAACTCTCAGGATGACGGAGGGCTTGGCTGGTGTCCCCAAAAATGGCGGCCGCCAATTCTTAGTCTGCGTAATCTGTGAAATCTGCGGTTATCGCTTTTCTTTTCGTTCTTCTTACCCATTGACAGCAGCGATAATCAGATGATAATTACTATCACTTAGTAATGGAACTAACGCTGGTTAATGAGCGACGACGCCCGGCCTACGCCGCGCATCGCCTCGCCGAGTTCGCCGCACGATGCCGCGCGGGCGGCCTCGCCGTGACCCCGCAGCGCCTCGCGATTATCAAAGTGCTGCTCGATTCGAGCGAGCATCCCCGCGCCGACGCGGTCTGCGCCGCCGTCCGCAAGCAGCATCCCCACATCTCGCTCGCCACCGTTCATCGCACGCTCGAAACGCTCTGCGAGATCGGCGAGGCGCGCAAGGTGACGATGCTGCACGACAGCGCGCGCTACGACGGCAACTTGACGCCGCATCATCACGTCGTATGCATCAAATGCCGCCGCATCCGCGATATCGAGATTCCCGAGCTCGATCGAATCCTTGCCGGACGCGGTGAGCTGGGCGAGTTCACCGTGATCGGTTCGTCACTCGAGATTCACGCGCTCTGCGAACGATGCGGAGCACAAAGCGCGAAGCGCGCGAAAGCCCGTATCGCTGCTCACGGCCAGCGCATCAAACGATCGCACAATTGAACAATCCTCGGAGGGAGAATAAGAAAATGCCAGGTCTAAAAGGAACCAAAACCCATCAGAATCTCAAGGATGCGTTTGCCGGCGAAAGCCAGGCCAATCGCCGCTACCTCTATTTCGCCAAGATCGCCGACATCGAAGGCCAGCCGGAAATCGCGGGCCTCTTCCGCGACACCGCCGAAGGCGAAACCGGCCACGCTCACGGTCATCTCGACTATCTGAAGCAGGTCGGCGACCCCGCCACCGATTTGCCGATCGGTGACTCGTCACTCAACCTGAAGTCGGCCGTTCATGGCGAGACACACGAGTACACCGATATGTATCCCGGGATGGCGAAATCGGCGCGCGACGAAGGCTTTCCGGAAATCGCGGATTGGTTCGAAACGCTCGCCAAGGCCGAAAAGTCCCACGCCGGACGTTTCGCCAAGGCCGCGACCACGCTCTAAATTTCAGTCTGAAACGACGCCGTCCCGGACATCCCATGATGCCCGGGGCGGTGCTCTTGTCGCGCCGAGTTCGCTGCGATCTTTTAGAATTTCCCGGCTTGCGCGCGGCCCTGACTCCGTGTCGCTCCAATTTCATCCGGCCAGGTTTATCCGATGAGTGATCGTATCCAAGCCAAGCCTAGCGACGGGCTTTCCTACAACATGACGGAG
This genomic stretch from Candidatus Binatus sp. harbors:
- the kdsA gene encoding 3-deoxy-8-phosphooctulonate synthase, which translates into the protein MTRVQAGNAVFGGPELVIIAGPCVIESYEASVRHAMRLAEITHRAGLPFVFKSSFDKANRTSHESYRGPGLEDGLEILARVKREAGVAVLTDIHEPEQAVSAAQVVDIIQIPALLSRQTDLIDAAAKTGCAVNIKKGQFLAPWDMKAVVAKAESAGTRRIILTERGFSFGYNNLVSDMRSLAIMRGFGYPVVFDATHSVQLPGAGAGGNRSGGQREFIAPLARAATAAGIDGVFMEVHEDPDRALSDGPNSYRLDELPALLETLKRIHEITREVR
- the rapZ gene encoding RNase adapter RapZ — encoded protein: MSVPATPRLIIVTGVSGSGRLSAMRVLEDLGFYCVDNLPVALAPNVLELAAGSDPALKGVALGIDARERLFFPHWPRIFAELEASGIRPEVIFLDAADDVLTRRYSETRRPHPMAQTGATVAESIRIERLALAEIRERANRLIDTTALTVHELREVVTAAVLGSGTGSRMVLSIISFGYKYGLPVGMDLVLDVRFIPNPFFVPELKPLTGLDPRVREYVLEQPEARRFVDEVSDLLAFLIPLYQREGKSYLTIGLGCTGGRHRSPVLARELIERLRAAGFEGSVRDHDIAH
- a CDS encoding SDR family NAD(P)-dependent oxidoreductase produces the protein MNELADKVAIITGGGYGIGKQIALLYGDAGAKIVIAARSLEPMKQACAELERNGAKAIYVATDVSKEADCAKMAAETLSAFGRIDILVNNAGISGPTKRITEMSLAEWQETIDIDLTGAWLATRAVLPTMDKQRSGNILNISSGAGRRGYPMRSPYAAAKWAMIGLTQTVAGEWGQRGIRCNCICPGAIEGDRIERVMRARAEALKQPYEQIRAGFLSTAAMNRMATEEEVARVALAVVSDAYRGVTGQTINVDCGSIMN
- a CDS encoding CTP synthase encodes the protein MERAKTKFIFVTGGVVSSLGKGLAAASLGALLEARGLKVTMLKMDPYINVDPGTMSPLQHGEVFVTDDGAETDLDLGHYERFVETRMSKRNNFTTGQIYDTVIQNERRGDYLGATVQVIPHITDEIKRRILAAAEGADLIIVEIGGTVGDIESLPFLEAIREFRWDLGRENVLYVHLTLVPFIPTAGELKTKPTQHSVKELTGLGIQPDILLCRCDRPLEKPLKAKIAHFCNVEESCVISGADVPTIYEVPLRYHDEGFDQRVCEKLNIWTGAPNLAKWRRIVKTALDPKHTVNVAVVGKYVNLVDSYKSLHEAIAHGGIANEAKVAIDYVDSEELAKQNVEERLAQAHAIIVPGGFGERGTEGMIRAIRYARENAVPILGICYGLHMMVIEASRNLLGLKRANTSENAPASPDKVIDIMESQKEVSKLGGTMRLGAYPCVVKPGSLTASLYRKSRISERHRHRYEVNNAYRDQLANIGLVATGVSPDDTLVEIMELKGHPWFLGCQFHPELKSRPLDCHPLFRGLIRAALQRRSELAIKNPKVRELRSVS
- a CDS encoding PTS sugar transporter subunit IIA, with protein sequence MKITEILSPDMVVADLKGTTKPDVLNELAQALAAKYKEIPIGELTAVLAERERLGSTAIGDGIAIPHGKLRGVKKIIGAFGRHREGVDFDSLDGGATHLFFVLVAPEDSASLHLKALAHVSRLLKDGGFRDRLIAATDDAEIFGLIKEEDGKF
- the kdsB gene encoding 3-deoxy-manno-octulosonate cytidylyltransferase, translating into MAPRRRKTLADVSVIAVVPARYGSSRLPAKALAEIAGVPMVVRVWRQASKAKSLLRVVVATDDERIAAPVRAAGGTAIMTATTHQSGTDRIAEVAERIRADVYLNVQGDLPFIAPEDLDALAAPMRADASIAMATLATPIVDGREWNNPNVVKVVCGFDGDALYFSRAPIPFARDGGMPREALRHIGVYAYRRDFLLEFASLRPGVLERIEKLEQLRALEHGYRIRVVASVAPSLEVDTMDDLVRARAAAEGSMR
- a CDS encoding LptA/OstA family protein translates to MPKQVDKRIARAAGSRERMRAPRLIAMAAFAIALAPPARAQDGVNTPITPGVSAPSFSAGLTPGTIGSTIRNEQTTSPPPTGSKVKTDDDFSGDSITVTGGVPSSANSANSTPIDTANVPAEAAPSSGAAAAEPIEPATSPAAMPSASAETAPIPSTSAETAPSSAPPPVASAPVLVPGAPPPDVSLAPQPETPPPSPTTAASSTDATTPTASTAVTSTPEAPIAASSTAMPMQPAESAPAASPSVASLPPATIEAAPPMASAPVASAPSASAPIAASEPAPPVVASAPSAAPMPAAASESEAPRAPAPKDFTPITAADVARANAPAAPASASAGSDSANAPITAASIAPPVTFASPATEAPAVSASEQPASAPETASAEPVKAASKKNKKSKSDADGNTKVASNPPTDGAFAGLQFGNSKSPIDIKSESMSLDYENHAIVWTGHVHANQANAQLTADKLHVNYLDKDFKQMKDIVAEGNVRMSQGTRWATGDHGVMDQTKHTMVLTGSPVVHDGNDQITGSKITVYMDTGRSVVEGAHAVIFPHQGDEADNSATKSAPGDQ
- the lptC gene encoding LPS export ABC transporter periplasmic protein LptC, whose amino-acid sequence is MSPRRVAKALAGFGLVAVAALIAVTVWVVRHRSDARVLQTVADVVPGALLHAHNFHWTQMKAGDRQWVLTAAEASYSNDRRSLTLKDAKVEMTSTDGKSVAATAPLAVMSLDGNHVNLATLSGGTTIRYGDFVLTTDSATFKPDEDEVQAAGLVTVIGDGMKVTGMGLTGHPRARVFQLRDQVNTQFIPKSDREHAKAG
- the rpoN gene encoding RNA polymerase factor sigma-54, with translation MALEIKLGQDLRLRQQLVMTPQLQQAIKILQLSLPELESIVQTELEQNPMLEPLDQSPAEAAGESEPDREMAESNGEPLPPETDGSTVADSDDDWETGAREEKITTPAVEVEARDAALEIKELNNLEKLDWREYLETYSNNWQESAPSDPDDDHRSALENTPIRRSSLEDHVMWQLRMSSLPEADQRIGATIIYNLNDDGYLETPLEELAAQLEVEPAEVEPVLKAVQRFDPPGVAARDLRECLIAQLQNLGMEESLAARIVKNHLDLLEKHRYGEIAKVLGVTIETVGQAAKIISELEPKPGRDYGGEQPTYVVPDVYIHKVGEEYVVTLNRDAVPRLRLAGYYQRVLNDVDVAAETREYLQERLRSARWLVKSIYQRQQTIFKVATSIVKFQRAFFDHGISVLRPLVLKDVAEDIGMHESTISRATANKYAHTPQGIYELKFFFTSGVKGAGGEDVSAETVKEHIRVLVGGERPNSPLSDQAIAEMLKARQINIARRTVAKYRQAMGILPSANRKQVG
- the hpf gene encoding ribosome hibernation-promoting factor, HPF/YfiA family, encoding MKDGSKGKSARAATRKIRRKARLGAAEDCKVAVTFRHVEPTDAIRQYAERKFAHAGKLIKRACEVHLILSVDKYRHHGEVTVKSGRLSVTAAEETKDLYSVIDLLADKVGRQLTKHLEKFTAKKVRAPSTGEVLAASEES